From Mya arenaria isolate MELC-2E11 chromosome 12, ASM2691426v1, the proteins below share one genomic window:
- the LOC128211037 gene encoding transcription factor IIIB 50 kDa subunit-like, producing the protein MPRCCNCGSEDVIDDFENGRSINVCTECGTIVDDRQDFTSSGEFTGTSISDGTGHGPRTRPKWMRSDDTGPSKGLLKGKDLIDQVGRKLNLEEFIREDGKNLFEAVYEKCVKRTWEDSRTGMSLACLYVQIRKQERCISMSQICSKADGTSTLKHCGRAFKLLKTAFDIQLPPVPIIHQVDGYLQSLGFGKDVIKLALELVEILKTATVAQSRSVHHVAEVAAYYAWKNINKEKSRKVFFREFCSNFKISYNTATGSLYSEVRETLSSLAAELPWIKMSKKKTTKNDIDTHIGDILKYKTFLLQQAKQSLVNKMKDKLSEVERNGKPDDPVQQCLKEEERERLVNTSNEPGAIFRAVPKTKKKYVLDHQKMQSYHKHDVNIETETDSTVVRSESNCGECDKMSSCNISRKRSKYLDMEDEDGNLFLGSDDDTDDYILSENDVKRRKMMYAKFDKL; encoded by the coding sequence GGAACATCCATTTCAGACGGTACAGGACACGGGCCTAGAACTCGACCCAAATGGATGAGATCTGATGATACAGGTCCATCAAAAGGTCTGCTTAAAGGAAAGGATTTGATTGATCAAGTTGGTCGGAAGCTCAATCTTGAAGAATTTATTAGAGAAGATGGAAAGAATTTGTTTGAAGCTGTTTATGAAAAGTGTGTAAAACGTACTTGGGAAGATTCTAGAACAGGAATGAGTTTAGCTTGCCTGTATGTACAGATACGGAAACAAGAGAGATGTATTTCAATGTCTCAGATTTGCTCCAAAGCTGATGGGACTTCTACCTTGAAACATTGCGGTAGAGCTTTTAAGTTGTTGAAGACAGCATTTGATATCCAGTTACCTCCTGTTCCGATAATTCATCAGGTTGATGGCTACCTCCAGTCTTTAGGGTTTGGGAAAGATGTTATAAAGCTTGCTCTTGAATTGGTTGAGATTTTGAAGACTGCCACTGTAGCGCAGAGCCGTAGTGTTCATCATGTTGCTGAAGTGGCAGCTTATTATGCTTGGAAGaatattaataaagaaaaaagtagAAAAGTCTTCTTTAGAGAATTCTGCAGCAACTTTAAGATTAGTTACAATACAGCAACAGGATCATTATATTCTGAAGTTCGTGAAACCCTGTCATCCCTAGCTGCAGAGCTTCCATGGATTAAAATGTCAAAGAAAAAGACAACGAAGAATGATATAGACACACACATTGGAGATATTCTCaagtacaaaacatttttgctcCAGCAAGCAAAGCAAAGCCTTGTGAATAAAATGAAGGACAAACTGAGTGAAGTCGAAAGGAATGGTAAACCAGATGATCCAGTGCAGCAATGCTTAAAAGAAGAGGAAAGAGAAAGGTTAGTCAACACATCAAATGAGCCTGGTGCAATATTTAGGGCTGTACCAAAGACCAAAAAAAAGTATGTGCTAGACCATCAGAAAATGCAGTCCTATCATAAGCATGACGTCAATATCGAAACTGAAACAGATTCTACTGTTGTGAGAAGTGAATCTAATTGTGGAGAATGTGACAAAATGTCTAGCTGTAATATTTCTCggaaaaggtcaaaatatttaGATATGGAGGATGAGGATGGCAACTTGTTTTTAGGGAGCGATGATGATACTGATGATTATATATTATCAGAGAATGATGTAAAGAGGAGAAAGATGATGTATGCTAAATTTGACAAGTTATAA